CAGAATAACTTTAAGCTCTTTCACATTCTGTGTCCGCAGGGCATTTGTCGCGAAACGCGCATCGTGTATCAGATCAGGGCGTTCAAGCAGGCTGCACAGCTTTTCCCACAGACGGTCATTGCCGGCGCCGACGATAACGTAGCCATCTTTGGCCGTAAACGACTCAAAGGGAGTGATGGACGGATGCCGGTTGCCCAGAGGCTTGGGTATAACGCCGTTAACCAGATAGCGGGAAATGGCATTTTCCAGAATGGCAACCTGGCAGTCCAGCATACCTACATCCACTTTCTGGCCTTCACCGGTGCGTTCCCGGTGATAGACTGCCAGCAGCACGCCGACGGTCGCAAACAAACCGGCGGTAATATCACCGACCGATGCCCCCACCCGGGTGGGATCGCCGTTTTCCGGGCCGGTAATGCTCATAATGCCGCCCATGGCTTGCACGATAATATCATAAGCAGGCTTGTCCATGTAGGGACCGGTATGGCCGAACCCGGAACAAGCGGCATAGATAATTTTCGGATTGATTTTCTGCAGGTCTTCATAGCCCAGACCAAATTTCTCCATGGTGCCGGGACGGTAGTTCTCCAACACCACATCGGCCTTCTTGACCATTTCCTTGAATAAGTCCTTGGCGGCCTGCTCCTTCAGATTCAGAGTCATAGAACGTTTATTGCGATTAAGGCTCATGTAATAGGCGCTTTCTTTGCCAATAAACGGACCAAACGCCCGGGAATCGTCCCCCACCTTAGGGGGTTCGATTTTGATAATATTGGCACCAAAATCCGCCAACATCATCGAGGCATAAGGGCCGGCTAAAACACGGCTAAGGTCGAGAACAACCAGTCCTGCTAATGGTTTCATTATCATACTCCTCCTTCAAATGCTGCCGATTATGATTTTCATTATACCATATTTCTCCCTGCTGCGCATGATATAAAGTGTTTTCACTATGCTTATTTTATCTCCTTTGGCCACATTTCTATGCAAATAGACTGAAGCTTTATCGCTAATCGGATCGAATACCGCAATATCAGCACCCCTGTATTGTTTATTTACATAATGTTGTATATTGACAAAAGGATTGTGCCATTCGCCAAAGAATTATATATATAGATATTTTCCGACCTGGAGTGAAGGGTATTGAAAGGCATAATCTCGTACAGCTACATGACACAGTATTTATGGATGGCATTATCCCTGATCCTGATTTTTGTTTTTATCCTGAACAAAACGCAGATCCTGCATCACGCCATGAGGCGGTATAACACCTCGACCAGAGGCAAGTTGTTTTTGGCTGCAATCTTCGGTTTCCTAGGTATGTTGGGCACTTACTTTGGCATCACGGTGCAGGAAGGCATCGCCAATACGCGGGCGGTGGGAGTGATCGTCGGCGGCTTGATCGGCGGCCCTGTCGTCGGCATCGGTTCCGGCATTATCGCCGGCTTGCATCGTTTTTTAGCCGGCAGCGGCGTCTCCGCTGCGGCCAGCGGCAGCATAACGGTTTTGCAGGGAATCTTGTCGGGAATGATCCATGTCAGGATGAAGCCGAAAAAAGAACAGTGGCGTTATGCCTTGGCAGTCGGAATCATTTTGGAGTCGCTGCATATGCTGCTGTTAATGATACTCGTCGAGGACAAGGAACGGGTTGCCAATCTGGTAATCAATATCGCACCGGCCATGATGCTTACCAACCCCATCGGCATTGCCGCTTTCATTGCCTTATTGGAAGATGCTTACCGGGCCCAGGAAAAGACAGAGGCTTTTGCCGCCAAACTGGTTTTGAGCATTGCAAATAAAACCACGAGCTTTCTGGGCAACGGGTTGAATGAGCAAACAGCGCTGGAAACAGCCAATATTATTTACCGGGAAGTTGAAAGCCTGGCAGGCGTCGGCATTACCTCCCGGGAACGGATGCTGGCCTTTGTCGTCCGCGATAAACGTGTCGCCGATACCGTTGCTGTCAGTGATATTATCGCCA
The sequence above is a segment of the Acetonema longum DSM 6540 genome. Coding sequences within it:
- a CDS encoding CaiB/BaiF CoA transferase family protein; translated protein: MKPLAGLVVLDLSRVLAGPYASMMLADFGANIIKIEPPKVGDDSRAFGPFIGKESAYYMSLNRNKRSMTLNLKEQAAKDLFKEMVKKADVVLENYRPGTMEKFGLGYEDLQKINPKIIYAACSGFGHTGPYMDKPAYDIIVQAMGGIMSITGPENGDPTRVGASVGDITAGLFATVGVLLAVYHRERTGEGQKVDVGMLDCQVAILENAISRYLVNGVIPKPLGNRHPSITPFESFTAKDGYVIVGAGNDRLWEKLCSLLERPDLIHDARFATNALRTQNVKELKVILDSVFKNKTIDAWLGFLEEAGIPCAPINTVDKVINDPQIKARDMIVDLKHPVAGEMKVPGVPIKLSKTPGAVETPAPLLGQHTEEILSEVLGFSKEQIAQLQAKGAI